The following proteins are co-located in the Pseudoalteromonas sp. N1230-9 genome:
- a CDS encoding NnrS family protein — protein MKVINLTEPMPKKVKAHQVSQWPIWALAFRPYFLVAGVLAVGSMSYWLLMLSGYANWHLTVPATLWHAHEMLFGFSGVVAMGFLLTAAQTWTGVPSVSGSKLCLMTGVWLLARLSFFLPAIITANFNLYVVGVFQLIWWLAGIITLSNMLLKASSKQNYVFITIASMLCALNIIFLALVIAENMLFALSVADTAVIVMTLLVGIVAGRVVPFFTARGLNLTEQVRLPRFDKLVVVSSLFAIAWFFFSQLFFNQMSVGWVFAWLACLHFYRSVAWWQKGILKVPLLWSLHLSYWALSIGLLLIALSNYSSFILFKDALHFITVGTIGLMILAMMVRVSHGHTGRPLKVPFIITLAFVCIAVAAIIRALLVSLIGHHLAWQLSAMLWIAGFLLFLFHCVPILVKRRVDGRVG, from the coding sequence ATGAAAGTCATTAATTTAACAGAGCCAATGCCAAAAAAAGTAAAGGCTCATCAAGTCAGTCAATGGCCTATTTGGGCATTGGCGTTTAGGCCTTACTTTTTGGTTGCTGGTGTATTAGCCGTGGGTTCTATGAGTTATTGGTTACTCATGCTAAGCGGTTATGCCAACTGGCATTTAACTGTACCAGCTACGCTTTGGCATGCCCATGAAATGCTATTTGGTTTTTCAGGTGTTGTTGCTATGGGGTTTTTACTGACAGCAGCGCAAACCTGGACTGGTGTTCCTAGTGTCAGTGGCAGCAAGCTTTGTCTAATGACAGGTGTGTGGTTATTAGCACGTTTGAGTTTCTTTTTACCTGCCATAATAACAGCGAATTTTAATTTATATGTGGTGGGAGTGTTTCAGCTTATATGGTGGTTAGCCGGCATTATTACCCTTAGTAATATGTTGCTCAAAGCAAGTAGTAAGCAGAATTACGTGTTTATCACTATTGCCTCCATGCTATGTGCTCTTAATATTATTTTTTTGGCATTGGTGATTGCTGAAAATATGCTCTTTGCGCTCAGTGTTGCGGATACCGCGGTGATTGTGATGACTTTATTGGTTGGTATTGTTGCAGGCCGTGTTGTGCCATTTTTCACCGCGCGAGGGTTGAATCTTACCGAGCAAGTTCGCCTACCAAGGTTTGATAAACTGGTTGTTGTAAGTTCTTTATTTGCTATTGCTTGGTTCTTCTTTAGTCAATTATTCTTTAATCAAATGAGCGTAGGTTGGGTTTTTGCTTGGCTTGCTTGTTTGCATTTTTATCGCAGTGTCGCTTGGTGGCAAAAGGGGATACTAAAAGTACCTCTGTTATGGTCACTACACCTTTCATATTGGGCTTTGAGCATAGGTTTACTCCTAATTGCACTGAGCAACTATAGTTCGTTCATTTTATTTAAAGATGCGCTGCATTTTATCACCGTAGGTACGATTGGCTTAATGATCTTAGCTATGATGGTTCGTGTGTCTCATGGTCATACCGGCCGCCCCCTAAAAGTGCCATTTATCATTACCTTAGCATTTGTGTGTATTGCCGTTGCTGCGATTATACGCGCTCTCCTTGTATCTTTGATAGGTCACCACTTGGCATGGCAACTGAGTGCAATGCTGTGGATAGCTGGCTTTTTATTGTTCTTATTTCATTGCGTGCCCATTTTAGTTAAACGTCGTGTAGATGGCCGCGTGGGTTAA
- a CDS encoding tellurite resistance TerB family protein — protein sequence MLNKIKQLFSAMDDTQSNISEHDLKTAVAALLIEVMRADSELQDDEQQTLNDTLKKYFSLTDDEVQELVDSAAKNLDEAIDYFQFSKQINAQCSAEQRIDIIELLWRLAYADGELDKHEEVVIRRVASLLYVTHEDFIAAKLAATKLN from the coding sequence ATGCTCAATAAAATAAAACAGCTATTTTCAGCGATGGACGATACTCAATCAAATATTAGTGAGCATGACCTAAAAACAGCGGTTGCCGCTTTATTAATCGAGGTTATGCGCGCCGACAGTGAGCTACAAGATGATGAGCAACAAACACTGAATGACACCTTAAAGAAGTATTTTTCTTTAACAGATGATGAAGTTCAGGAGCTCGTTGATAGTGCTGCTAAAAATTTAGATGAAGCGATTGATTATTTTCAGTTTTCGAAGCAAATAAATGCGCAGTGTAGTGCCGAGCAGCGTATTGATATTATCGAGCTGTTATGGCGCTTAGCCTATGCTGATGGCGAATTAGATAAACATGAAGAGGTTGTGATTCGCCGTGTTGCTAGCCTCTTGTATGTGACTCATGAAGATTTTATCGCTGCAAAACTGGCAGCGACAAAACTCAACTAA
- the norR gene encoding nitric oxide reductase transcriptional regulator NorR, with amino-acid sequence MAIKKSLLDVALALTKASSVDYNFNYLLNCINDWLECDAVALLLKQGDVLKPVALHGLSDDTLGRRFKIAEHPRLFEICRGSEPLKFAKDCGLPDPYDGLLQSQHGDFPVHACMGVPLQSSKDNSELLGVLTFDSLDEHAFDALAMNELNQLKQLAAGYVEHALTLQHFMQHAQHSHQVAQQLNLEALTREGVEIIGNSQTMLTLKNDIQLVAASEFSVLIQGDTGVGKELVARNIHLNSKRREQPLIHLNCASLPENLAESEFFGHSKGAFTGAHTARQGKFQLADGGTLFLDEIGELPLAMQSKLLRVLQSGEIQTVGEDHTHYVDVRVIAATNRDLKQEVAEGRFRADLFHRLSVYPLNVPALRARDNDVILLAGFFVEQTARKLAIKQLKLSVDTQVLLRQYDWPGNVRELEHVISRAALKAKQQQWQQDIITIEPAHCNIEQLSNKESHTAIEHKNALPELSLKEATEAFNYQLIMQQLERHNLNWAATARTLKVDRANLVRLAKRLGISVKKSL; translated from the coding sequence ATGGCGATCAAAAAATCCCTTCTTGATGTTGCTCTTGCCCTTACCAAAGCAAGCAGTGTTGATTACAATTTCAACTATTTATTGAATTGCATTAATGATTGGCTTGAATGTGATGCAGTTGCCTTATTATTGAAACAAGGTGATGTGTTAAAACCTGTAGCCCTACATGGATTGTCGGACGATACGTTAGGAAGACGCTTTAAAATAGCGGAGCATCCTCGCTTATTTGAAATATGCCGTGGCAGTGAGCCGCTAAAATTTGCCAAAGATTGTGGCCTACCCGACCCCTACGATGGTTTATTACAAAGCCAGCATGGCGACTTTCCTGTTCATGCCTGCATGGGTGTGCCGCTGCAGAGCAGTAAAGACAACAGCGAACTCCTCGGTGTTTTAACCTTTGATAGTTTAGATGAACATGCCTTTGACGCTTTAGCAATGAACGAGCTCAATCAACTAAAACAGCTAGCAGCAGGTTATGTTGAGCATGCCCTAACCTTGCAGCATTTTATGCAACATGCACAGCACAGCCATCAAGTTGCACAACAGCTTAATCTTGAAGCGCTGACGCGAGAAGGTGTCGAAATTATTGGTAATAGCCAAACAATGCTGACCCTTAAAAATGATATCCAGCTGGTGGCTGCCTCAGAATTCAGCGTATTGATACAAGGCGACACAGGCGTCGGTAAAGAGCTTGTTGCCCGCAATATTCACTTAAATTCAAAACGCCGCGAACAGCCTCTTATCCATCTCAACTGTGCTTCATTACCAGAGAACTTGGCTGAGAGCGAATTTTTCGGCCACAGTAAAGGGGCTTTTACGGGTGCACATACAGCTCGTCAAGGAAAGTTTCAACTCGCCGATGGCGGTACGCTATTTTTAGATGAGATTGGCGAGTTACCCCTTGCGATGCAAAGTAAACTACTACGCGTATTGCAAAGTGGTGAAATACAAACTGTGGGTGAAGATCATACTCATTATGTCGATGTAAGAGTGATTGCTGCAACAAACCGTGATTTAAAACAAGAAGTTGCAGAGGGACGTTTTCGAGCAGACCTATTTCATAGGCTGAGTGTTTACCCGCTGAATGTGCCAGCGCTGAGGGCTCGTGATAACGATGTTATTTTACTTGCTGGTTTTTTCGTGGAGCAAACTGCACGTAAGCTTGCGATAAAACAACTAAAGCTAAGTGTAGACACCCAAGTATTATTGCGTCAATACGATTGGCCTGGCAACGTCAGAGAACTTGAACACGTTATTAGTCGCGCAGCATTAAAAGCAAAGCAACAACAGTGGCAGCAGGATATTATTACTATAGAGCCTGCTCACTGCAATATCGAGCAGCTATCAAATAAGGAGAGCCATACAGCAATAGAACACAAGAATGCGCTACCAGAGCTGTCGCTAAAAGAGGCTACTGAGGCATTCAACTACCAACTAATTATGCAGCAACTTGAGCGGCATAATCTAAATTGGGCAGCCACAGCACGCACCCTTAAAGTGGATAGAGCCAATCTAGTGCGACTCGCGAAACGCTTAGGTATCAGTGTTAAGAAGTCACTCTAG
- a CDS encoding NADPH-dependent FMN reductase, producing the protein MTAPKIIALAGSLRKDSFNQKLINEAARFALESGAEVEVLKLSDLDLPLFDEDIEAQGTPTGAQLLKDKLRAADGILLASPEYNGSITAPLKNAIDWASRTEQGAVPAFRNKVTALYASSPGGLGGLRGLNHVRDILSGIGSLVLADQLAVPAIHTKLDEQGRINDADTAEQVASLARQLVSVASKLNK; encoded by the coding sequence ATGACAGCACCAAAAATTATTGCCCTCGCAGGCAGCCTACGTAAAGACAGTTTTAACCAAAAACTAATTAATGAAGCAGCGCGCTTCGCCCTCGAAAGTGGTGCTGAAGTGGAAGTACTCAAACTAAGCGATTTAGATTTACCACTATTCGATGAAGATATAGAAGCACAAGGTACGCCTACTGGCGCACAGTTGTTAAAAGATAAGCTTCGTGCTGCTGATGGTATTTTATTAGCAAGCCCAGAATATAATGGCTCAATTACAGCACCACTTAAAAACGCTATCGATTGGGCATCTCGCACTGAGCAAGGTGCAGTACCGGCATTTCGTAATAAAGTAACCGCTTTGTATGCTTCTTCGCCAGGTGGTTTAGGTGGCTTACGCGGTCTAAACCACGTGCGTGATATTTTATCAGGTATTGGCAGCTTAGTACTTGCGGATCAGTTAGCCGTACCTGCCATCCACACTAAATTAGATGAACAAGGCCGCATTAATGATGCCGATACAGCCGAACAAGTTGCCAGCCTAGCCCGACAACTTGTTAGTGTGGCAAGTAAATTAAATAAGTAA
- a CDS encoding LysR family transcriptional regulator: protein MAIQFDDWQDVKVAYEVARLGTLTAAAESLGVHHSTVLRRINNLEDNLDARLFHRHARGYTVTEIGAKLFATAKSINAELEKLHNDIIAADSQLRGSLLLTTVSGFIDVLSEVCEQFQSLHPQVQLEVILDQNRLRLDHGQAHIAVRAGPRPDEGDYIAQHLAELSSGFYASKSYIEKYGMPKSIQQLEQHSFVSGVAGYNGKVPYFAWVDEHIAPAQIKLRVSETSEATRAIVRGLGIGGLQHEVAEQYSDLVPVLHKELNWPTDLWLVTHHLVHRTAKVQAFSQLLKAYFKKTTG, encoded by the coding sequence ATGGCGATTCAATTTGATGATTGGCAAGATGTAAAAGTCGCTTATGAGGTGGCAAGGCTCGGCACGTTAACCGCTGCTGCCGAATCGTTAGGTGTTCACCACAGCACAGTACTAAGAAGAATCAACAATTTAGAAGATAACCTTGATGCACGGTTATTTCACCGCCATGCCCGTGGTTATACAGTGACAGAAATTGGCGCTAAGTTGTTTGCCACTGCTAAATCGATTAATGCAGAACTTGAAAAACTTCACAACGATATTATTGCCGCTGATAGCCAACTGCGAGGCAGTTTATTATTAACTACGGTGAGTGGTTTTATTGATGTGCTCAGTGAAGTTTGTGAGCAGTTCCAAAGTTTACACCCACAAGTGCAGCTTGAGGTTATTCTTGACCAAAATCGTCTACGACTCGACCATGGCCAAGCGCATATTGCTGTCAGAGCGGGCCCGCGCCCTGATGAAGGTGATTATATTGCCCAGCACTTAGCGGAGCTATCATCTGGATTTTATGCCTCAAAAAGCTATATTGAAAAATATGGTATGCCAAAGAGTATTCAGCAGCTAGAGCAGCATAGTTTTGTTTCTGGGGTGGCTGGCTACAACGGTAAAGTGCCTTATTTTGCTTGGGTCGATGAGCACATAGCACCAGCACAAATTAAACTAAGAGTATCAGAAACATCAGAAGCAACCCGGGCGATTGTTAGGGGGCTTGGTATTGGTGGTTTGCAGCACGAAGTGGCAGAGCAGTACTCTGATTTAGTGCCAGTGCTTCATAAAGAACTAAACTGGCCAACAGATCTTTGGCTGGTGACACATCATTTGGTGCACCGTACTGCCAAAGTGCAAGCTTTTAGTCAGCTACTAAAAGCGTACTTTAAAAAGACAACAGGCTAG